From one Sulfurovum sp. UBA12169 genomic stretch:
- a CDS encoding NADP-specific glutamate dehydrogenase, translating into MPYVKEVFDYLKRTSPSQNEFYQAAEEVLESLRPLMEKYPKYRQHKIIERIVEPERQILFRVNWVDDKGEIQVNKGFRIEFNSALGPYKGGLRFHPSVNAGVIKFLGFEQIFKNALTGLQIGGGKGGSDFNPKGKSDNEIMRFCQAFMSELYRHIGAHTDVPAGDIGVGGREIGYMFGMYKKLANKYEGVLTGKSLKWGGSLARTEATGYGAVYFAKYMLEDIGETLEGKTCVVSGSGNVAIYTIEKLYQLGALPITCSDSNGMIYDENGIDLELLKELKEVKRVRLSEYTAYRPSAKYTPIEEYQEGTNAVYSVPCFAAFPSATQNELNLADAKNLLANGCICVSEGANMPSTLEAVHAFIDAKICYGPGKAANAGGVATSQLEMAQNASMVSWTFEEVDAKLAQIMKNIYINAKETATEFGEPTNLVLGANIAGFRKVADAMIEQGLV; encoded by the coding sequence ATGCCATACGTAAAAGAAGTCTTTGACTATCTCAAAAGAACAAGTCCGTCTCAAAATGAGTTTTATCAAGCAGCCGAAGAGGTATTGGAATCACTAAGACCTTTGATGGAGAAATATCCAAAATACAGACAACATAAAATCATAGAGAGAATTGTTGAACCTGAAAGACAAATCCTTTTTAGAGTAAACTGGGTAGACGATAAAGGCGAGATTCAAGTCAATAAGGGTTTCAGAATTGAATTTAACTCAGCGCTTGGGCCATACAAAGGCGGTTTGAGATTCCACCCGAGCGTAAACGCAGGTGTTATCAAATTTTTAGGTTTTGAACAAATTTTCAAAAATGCGCTTACCGGTTTGCAAATCGGCGGAGGAAAAGGCGGAAGCGACTTCAATCCAAAAGGCAAATCTGACAATGAAATCATGAGATTTTGTCAAGCATTTATGAGCGAACTCTACAGACATATCGGAGCACATACCGACGTTCCAGCAGGCGATATCGGTGTTGGCGGAAGAGAAATCGGCTATATGTTCGGTATGTATAAAAAATTGGCAAACAAATATGAAGGTGTACTCACAGGAAAATCACTCAAATGGGGCGGCTCGCTTGCAAGAACCGAAGCGACCGGTTACGGGGCTGTCTATTTTGCCAAGTACATGCTTGAGGACATAGGAGAAACCCTTGAAGGCAAAACATGTGTAGTATCGGGATCCGGAAATGTGGCCATCTATACAATCGAGAAACTTTACCAACTTGGCGCACTTCCTATCACTTGTAGCGATTCAAACGGTATGATTTATGATGAAAACGGTATTGATCTTGAACTGTTAAAAGAACTAAAAGAGGTGAAAAGAGTAAGATTGAGCGAATACACTGCCTACAGACCGTCTGCTAAATATACGCCGATCGAAGAGTATCAAGAAGGCACCAATGCAGTATATTCCGTTCCTTGTTTTGCGGCATTTCCAAGCGCAACACAAAACGAACTTAATCTAGCCGACGCCAAAAACCTTCTTGCAAACGGCTGCATCTGCGTAAGTGAAGGCGCCAATATGCCTTCAACTCTTGAAGCAGTACACGCATTTATTGATGCAAAAATCTGCTATGGGCCAGGCAAAGCGGCAAATGCGGGCGGTGTTGCAACAAGTCAATTAGAGATGGCGCAAAATGCTTCAATGGTAAGCTGGACGTTTGAAGAGGTTGATGCAAAACTGGCACAAATTATGAAAAATATCTATATCAATGCCAAAGAAACTGCCACAGAATTCGGTGAACCTACCAACCTGGTTTTAGGTGCAAATATCGCTGGATTTAGAAAAGTAGCTGATGCTATGATCGAACAAGGATTGGTGTAA
- the lgt gene encoding prolipoprotein diacylglyceryl transferase — protein MEHFIWNTDPSIFTFGALQLRWYGVLFVGSFFVGLMIAKWIYKREAKDPSVLDNLLVYALVGAVVGARLAHCFFYEPDFYLSHPLEILKVWEGGLASHGGLAGVLVSFYLFSKRYNTSYIWLLSRIAIPGALTAMFVRIGNFFNSEILGLPSEAPWAIIFARVDMIPRHPVQLYEAISYFIIFLILLGIYRKVSPLFATKILPGIFLVLLFTARFFLEYTKTRQEDYVINLPFTAGQMLSIPYIIAGAVWIVWALRSSGEKSA, from the coding sequence ATGGAACATTTCATTTGGAATACCGATCCGAGCATCTTCACTTTCGGCGCTTTGCAGCTGCGGTGGTACGGTGTGCTTTTTGTAGGATCGTTTTTTGTGGGACTAATGATAGCAAAATGGATCTACAAACGTGAAGCAAAAGACCCCTCAGTGCTTGACAATTTGCTTGTTTATGCGTTAGTGGGTGCTGTCGTCGGAGCGCGTTTGGCACATTGCTTTTTTTATGAGCCTGATTTTTATCTCTCTCATCCGCTTGAGATACTCAAGGTGTGGGAAGGCGGGCTTGCCAGCCATGGAGGACTTGCAGGCGTACTTGTCTCATTTTACCTCTTTTCCAAACGCTACAACACTTCTTACATATGGCTGCTTTCGCGTATCGCGATACCGGGGGCTTTGACAGCAATGTTTGTGCGTATCGGAAATTTTTTCAACTCTGAAATTCTTGGACTGCCCAGCGAGGCACCGTGGGCGATCATCTTTGCGCGCGTCGATATGATCCCCCGCCATCCCGTACAGCTCTATGAGGCAATCAGCTACTTTATTATCTTTTTGATACTGCTGGGTATTTATAGAAAAGTCAGTCCTCTCTTTGCTACAAAAATTCTACCGGGAATTTTTCTAGTTTTGTTATTTACTGCACGATTTTTTCTTGAATATACCAAAACACGCCAAGAAGACTATGTCATAAATCTGCCCTTTACCGCAGGACAAATGCTGAGCATTCCTTATATCATCGCGGGTGCGGTCTGGATTGTTTGGGCACTGAGGTCTTCTGGAGAAAAAAGTGCATGA